The Pectobacterium wasabiae CFBP 3304 DNA segment AGCCACCTGAGCCACCAATTCAAAAAGGAATATGGCCTGACGCCATCGGCACTGCGTCTGGCGCAGAAATAGAGCGGAAAACGTAGACGGGCAAACAGTCAGTGAGGCGTTATTGAGGCGGACGAGTGTCCGCCTCACGCTTTTCTGGATGCGATTATTTCGCCGCCAGTAGGCATAAATTCAATGCCACTTCATACGATTTCACAAACGATGGCACAGGAAGAAACTCAAAGCGTGAGTGGAAATTGTGTGCGCCAGTGAAGAAGTTCGGCGTCAGCAATCCCTTGGCCGACAGCGCCGCGCCGTCCGTGCCGCCACGCATTGGTGTCACTTTGGGTTCAATGCCCAGCGTGTCTAGTGCGGCAAACAGCAGGTCGATAGCCCGCCGATCGTCGGTAATCGCATTGCTGATATTGCTGTAGATATCGGTGAGACTGTAGGTCACGCCGCCGGTCGGGTACTGCGCGGCAATCTTCTCTGCGATCGCTGCGATCTGCTGCTTCCGCTGTTCAAACGTGGCTAAATCGAAATCGCGAATGGACGCTTTAAGCTTCGCTTCATTGGCATTTGCCGTCAGATCGTTAAACCAGACATAGCCTTCGCGTCCTTCCGTATGTTCCGGCGTCTGCTGGCGATCGAACTGACTGATAAAATCGTGCGCCATCAGTAGCGGGTTGACCAGCACGCCTTTCGCCGACATCGGATGTGCTGGCACGCCGGTAAAGCGAATTTCCGCTGAGGCCGCATTGAAGTTCTCATACACCACTTCACCCAGCTCGCAGCAGTCGATGGTATAGGCAAAATCAACATCGAAGCGTTTGAGATCGAGCGCTTTCGCACCGCGCAGCCCAATTTCTTCATCCGGCACGAAAGCCACCACGATATCGCCGTGTGGTGTCGCGTCGGTCAGATTCTCCATCAGCGTCATCACTACGGTAACGGCGGCTTTGTTGTCTGCACCCAGTACGCTGGTGCCATCGCTAAAAATAATGTCCTGCCCGACATATGGCCGTATTTCCGGGTGTTTTGCCGTGCGCAGCCAGATGTCCTGTTCGACATTCAGGCACAGGTCTTCACCGGTAAAGCGCAGCGTTTGCGGGTGAATATGCGGTGACAGGCCTACGTCAACCGTATCGATATGGGTAATAAAACCGATGCGCGGTGCGGACGGACAGTTGCCCGGCTTTACGGC contains these protein-coding regions:
- the pepT gene encoding peptidase T yields the protein MTDNLAHQLSNRFYRYLAVTSQSNASSTTLPSTQEQHEMARLLADELRELGLQDIVIDEHATVTAVKPGNCPSAPRIGFITHIDTVDVGLSPHIHPQTLRFTGEDLCLNVEQDIWLRTAKHPEIRPYVGQDIIFSDGTSVLGADNKAAVTVVMTLMENLTDATPHGDIVVAFVPDEEIGLRGAKALDLKRFDVDFAYTIDCCELGEVVYENFNAASAEIRFTGVPAHPMSAKGVLVNPLLMAHDFISQFDRQQTPEHTEGREGYVWFNDLTANANEAKLKASIRDFDLATFEQRKQQIAAIAEKIAAQYPTGGVTYSLTDIYSNISNAITDDRRAIDLLFAALDTLGIEPKVTPMRGGTDGAALSAKGLLTPNFFTGAHNFHSRFEFLPVPSFVKSYEVALNLCLLAAK